Part of the bacterium genome, TTTCCGAAGTAAAAAATCAGGCCTAGAATACTATCTGCAAGGATCACAAGAAAAATAGAGACAACTACACTGGCGGTTGTGGCCTTGCCTACACCTTCTGCTCCGCCTTTGACACGAAAACCAAAGTGGGCTCCGACCATTACTATTATCCATGCGAATACAACACTTTTTACAAGTCCTGTAATTACATCTTTGATTATAAGTGCATGCAGTACCTGATTGTAAAAGGGCTCCACACCAAGGTCGAGGTAGGTTACTCCCACAAGCATTGCTCCTAAAATACCTATTACCATAGAATAAGCAGTTAAAAGAGGAACACTGACAGTCATTGCATAAATTTTAGGTACAAGAACATATTTAACAGGACTTAATCCCATTGCTTTTAATGCGTCAGTCTCTTCTGTTACAACCATTGTTGCAATTTCCGCTGTTATTGATGAGCCGCTTCTTCCTGCAAAAACAATTGCTGTCATAATCGGGCCCATCTCACGGGTCATGGATATGGCTATAAGATCTGCAATATAGATTCCTGCTCCGAATTGTCTAAGCTGTGCAGCGGATTGAAGAGCTAATATAAAACCTATCAGAAATCCGAGGATTGTTACTATGGGCAGACTATTCATCCCCAGGAGCATACACTGATTCTGAAATTCTCCCTTGCGCATGCCCTGTTTTTTAACTAGTCCGGTAGCAGCATAAAAGAATGCATCTGCTGTCAGAATAAAGGCGTCCTTTATATTTTGCCATGTTTCCTCAACTTTTTCACCAATTATATAAAAAAACGAGAACCTCTCTCTTTTTTCTAAATATACAGATTCAGACGAAAATATTTTTCTGGTTTCTCTTATGTGTTCACTCTCTCCGTAAATAACCAAATTAAAAGATTTATTTTCGGCTATTGAACCTAACTCATCCAACAATGCAACACCGCTGCTGTCTATCCTATCAACAGCAGAGATATTGATTGTTAATCCTCTTCCCTGATATTTGCGTACAAAAGAGAGAAGTTTATCTCCAATTTCGGAAATTTCGGAGATAATGAAATCTCCGGAAATAATAATTTCTGATTGTAAAAATTTTATATTAGTCATTTTTCGGCTGGTCTATGTTAAAATGTGCTGCACATTTTTTTAGAAATTCATTAGTCTCATCAAAAAGGATGCCGCTGATCACTGATACAAATGAGTTCATATCATTTTTATTGCCCAACCCGACAATTTTATCAAAATCATAGCGGAGAATTGTTTCTCCTGATTCAGTATTATCTAAAATAATAATCCCCCTGACATGAGCTGAAACAATTTTTTTTACCTGAACTCTTTCCATCTGCTGTATATGGCCCCGAATTACAAAATCTGGTTTATATGAGAATCCTCTGTAACAGTTTTTAAATAACCGTGAATTATCCACAATACTGTAGACCATGTCAGCAACTGCAAGCCCCGGGCGCACAGCCCAGTAGTGGTAAAAATAGTAATTAAGCTCATGTGTGTCTGATCGTAAAACAATACTGGTCTGACGGTAAGCTCTGTCAACATCAAAATCACGAACATTAACAGAATGGTCAACGGATTTTGTAAATTTTACAATTTTTGATAATTCTGCAGGGTCCATTTCTATTAAATAGTACCTACGTATCATGACCCGGCGTGTACATCCGGACAAAACTGCAATTAAAAGGAACACAGCAATTGCAATATTTTTCGCCTTTGACATTTTATTTCCCCAGTTTATAATCTGGTGCGTTTTTAGGTTTTGTACCTCTGATAATTACCGAGGGATCTTCAGAGATCATTCGGGAAAACTGATTAAGATAGTCAATGCTCTCTCTCATGGATTCAACTGAATATACAAGATTACTGCTTCCCTTGGCAACATTTATTTCGATTTCCTTCAAAATCCCGTTAGCTCTGTTTAACGTAATATTCATATCACGAATAAGCTGTACAAGTCTTGCCTGTCTTAAAGCGCTGGCAATCTCAGCAAAATCACCAAGAGCTTGTTTTAAAGAATCAGACATTGCAAAGGTTTCAAATTCTGCCACAACTTTTTTCATCCTGCCTGACATTGCAGCAAGGTCTCCTGAAATCTGTTCGGTATTTGCTATTGTTGTATTGAGCGCATCTCTGTTATGCTGTAGAAGATTACTGACTTCATTCATCAAGATAGATGTATTCTCTACCATCCCGAGAAATCGTTCGGTATTTTTCTCATTAATAAGTTTAGCAATGTTGTTTAAAATTATTTCCGCTTTTTCAGTAATGACATCAGCCCTGCCTGTTATTGATTCTGCAATTGATCTCCCTGCCTGAATAAAGCTTCCGGGTTTTAAATTTTCAGCTTCATTGGTGCCGCTTCTAAGCTCAATGACCTTAAGCCCTGTAATACCGATGTAAAACATTTCTGCTTTTGTATCATTTTTTATCGGGAGTCTGGGTTCAAGACTTAATTCAACAATAACACGGGTAATGTCTTTCGGATCAATTGAAATTTTATTTACAAAGCCGACTGTAAGCCCATGATACTTAACGCTGCTTCCTTCCTGCAGCCCTGCTACGGAAACGTCTTTAAATCCGATATAGTAGATGTCTCTATCCTGAAACATTTTGGGAGCAATGATAAGGACGAATATTAATATTGTCAGAAAAACAAGGATTGTAAAAAATACGCCTAATCTTATTTTCTGTGATTTGCTGATCATGGCTTTTACTCCAAAGAGTATATTGTGGACATTTTGTTTCTTATCTATTTTGTAAAATAACAAGTTCTGGTAAAATAGTCAATTGAATTCTTTGTCTGGGATGTAAGTGGATTCAATAACCAAATCAGAACCTATGCAACGTCTCTGCTGCTCGGTATCAGCTCAGCAGGCTGTGAAATCAGGAATTGACCGTTTTCTATCCATTTTTTCAGAGTTGCAGCTATCTGCCTTGCCTTTTTTATGTTTGAGAGCTGTACACACGGAATTCTCTTTCCTTTGACCAAAATCTCCTTTTCCTCAATATCGGAAACAGTGACTTCTCCTATGACACCTCCGATTCCGTTGGGATAATCGTATCCGTAATCTACAACAGGTACAATAATATCTTTGTTGCTTACTGCTGTAAATCCAAGAATCTCTTCATTTAGTATTGGGATGGGGATACCGAGCCCTACCATTAGTGTCGGGCCGTATCCTTTAAAGAATGTTCCTTTTAAAAAGTCGCCTGACATTTGTTTTAAATCCCCTGTAACAGCGAGAGTGCCTGCAGGGCGTACAGGCACACCGTTTTTGCCCCGCTGTGGAGAAGGATTGTGCTGAGTACCAGGGCCTGCAACGTAGCCTATACCTCCGCCAAGGAATATCCGGGTTCCTATGCCGATTGTCTTAAAATAGGGGTCATTCATAAGAGGGCTCAATTGGCCCGCACCGGAATAGGAAGCATTTGCCATATCAGGTTTAAGTGCGCCCATGTATGTGTACACTGTTTTTGATGACATATTAACTGCACAGTTGTAGTTTTGATATCCGTTTCTCGGACAGAAAAGAAACGCATCGGGAAAATCCTTAAGAGCCATTCTTTTTTTGATTTTCTGATTCGGATAACAGTCGGTTCCGTCACTTTCGGCAAATACTTCAACTTCTTTTCCTGATACCAGATCATGAATCACATGGCCTCCGCCGTACAGGTCATTTCCTCTTCTTTTAGTTGCACCTATGTAGCAGTCTACCGCTGCAATACCGCTGTAAGCTTCAACTCCGTTTATTTGGACTTTTGCAGCTTTGATTTTTGGTTTTGAATGTCCAAAATTAAGAAAAGCTCCTGATGAACACATTGCTCCGAAAGTTCCGGTAGTTACAACATCAACTTCCTGAGCGGCCCTTTTCAGGCCTTTTTGTTTGACTGCTTCTATTACTTCTTCAGCGGAAAGTACGACTGCTTTACCGGATTTTATTTTTTCATTGATCTCTTCGTAACTTTTTGCCATTTTTATTCTCCTTAATTTTACTCGTTTTTATTATTTCTGCTGCATGATAAATTGAAGCAGGGTCTTTTAAGGAACTGCCGCCGAATTTCATTACAATCATTAATCACCTTTCTTTTGAAATGGAATAGTTTAAATGTCCGTATGTTATTATCTTTTTATCTATTTTTGAACTAACGATTTCCGGGAGCCTTCCCCATAAAGCGATCTTATCATTGAAGATTGCGAGCGCTCCCTCTATCTGCTTGATATTTTTAAGAAAATCAAAACAGAAATTTAAATCTTCTTCCGAGTTTATCCTGTTGCCGAGAGCAGTGGCAGCAGCATCTGCAAGAGCTGTATTTTCAGAGATCACAGTAGCTGCCGAGGCTTTGCCGAAACTAAGCGAGGGCCCTACAATGCCTGAAGAGGTACATATGCCAAAAGGTTTTTTCCTGGGTTCAATATAGAATGCAAGCCCTGATGTTGTTCTGCTGCCTGTAAAGATTCCGACATGAACAGGCTCTTTAATAAATAGTGCAATGTCGCCTCCGTTGTCAATAATAGCGTCGCTGCACCCGGCTTTAATAACAGCATTCAGCGCATTTTCTGCAAATGCACCTGCAACAGATGCCATAGGGCCGATTCCTGCAAGGCCTGCTGCGTCTGTCATTCGCCTTATAATTTTTTTTGAAACCAGGCCGGTTTTTACAGGACTCAGTG contains:
- a CDS encoding MlaE family lipid ABC transporter permease subunit yields the protein MTNIKFLQSEIIISGDFIISEISEIGDKLLSFVRKYQGRGLTINISAVDRIDSSGVALLDELGSIAENKSFNLVIYGESEHIRETRKIFSSESVYLEKRERFSFFYIIGEKVEETWQNIKDAFILTADAFFYAATGLVKKQGMRKGEFQNQCMLLGMNSLPIVTILGFLIGFILALQSAAQLRQFGAGIYIADLIAISMTREMGPIMTAIVFAGRSGSSITAEIATMVVTEETDALKAMGLSPVKYVLVPKIYAMTVSVPLLTAYSMVIGILGAMLVGVTYLDLGVEPFYNQVLHALIIKDVITGLVKSVVFAWIIVMVGAHFGFRVKGGAEGVGKATTASVVVSIFLVILADSILGLIFYFGKGIEF
- a CDS encoding MCE family protein, which encodes MISKSQKIRLGVFFTILVFLTILIFVLIIAPKMFQDRDIYYIGFKDVSVAGLQEGSSVKYHGLTVGFVNKISIDPKDITRVIVELSLEPRLPIKNDTKAEMFYIGITGLKVIELRSGTNEAENLKPGSFIQAGRSIAESITGRADVITEKAEIILNNIAKLINEKNTERFLGMVENTSILMNEVSNLLQHNRDALNTTIANTEQISGDLAAMSGRMKKVVAEFETFAMSDSLKQALGDFAEIASALRQARLVQLIRDMNITLNRANGILKEIEINVAKGSSNLVYSVESMRESIDYLNQFSRMISEDPSVIIRGTKPKNAPDYKLGK
- a CDS encoding homocysteine biosynthesis protein; the encoded protein is MAKSYEEINEKIKSGKAVVLSAEEVIEAVKQKGLKRAAQEVDVVTTGTFGAMCSSGAFLNFGHSKPKIKAAKVQINGVEAYSGIAAVDCYIGATKRRGNDLYGGGHVIHDLVSGKEVEVFAESDGTDCYPNQKIKKRMALKDFPDAFLFCPRNGYQNYNCAVNMSSKTVYTYMGALKPDMANASYSGAGQLSPLMNDPYFKTIGIGTRIFLGGGIGYVAGPGTQHNPSPQRGKNGVPVRPAGTLAVTGDLKQMSGDFLKGTFFKGYGPTLMVGLGIPIPILNEEILGFTAVSNKDIIVPVVDYGYDYPNGIGGVIGEVTVSDIEEKEILVKGKRIPCVQLSNIKKARQIAATLKKWIENGQFLISQPAELIPSSRDVA
- a CDS encoding UPF0280 family protein, yielding MRWQRHHFEYKDTIVTILSKPEFFDVAERSLIEDRSLVESTIKRIPDFKTSLSPVKTGLVSKKIIRRMTDAAGLAGIGPMASVAGAFAENALNAVIKAGCSDAIIDNGGDIALFIKEPVHVGIFTGSRTTSGLAFYIEPRKKPFGICTSSGIVGPSLSFGKASAATVISENTALADAAATALGNRINSEEDLNFCFDFLKNIKQIEGALAIFNDKIALWGRLPEIVSSKIDKKIITYGHLNYSISKER